One Catharus ustulatus isolate bCatUst1 chromosome 2, bCatUst1.pri.v2, whole genome shotgun sequence genomic window carries:
- the SETDB2 gene encoding histone-lysine N-methyltransferase SETDB2: MEEERMLCDFLEEENLTSSREESTEGDVKMFWTQLGGRKVDVIFEQVQNVLSLLKEKIKNGTATNQEYWQAWALVNEANLGDLFSTLENVNDELNGDGAQETKLQPLLSDDNATDIIESSDNEKEDMEGTCSGSKEAPSKIQGLPLNVQYQNHKCSSACLANRAVGSYKGENPLKIPILFDFQRRHAKADCLSKSLDVNYKAPCGRSLRSFRDVRNYLFETECNFLSVDHFSFNTYVLLGRNTTNPEPLVFEFDISNGAESVPISFCNNLDHARLPYFKYRKSSWPRGYYLNNFSSLFVDSCDCTDGCIDRSKCACLQLTARGCSKMSLSPSSKRSHGYHYKRLEGPVPSGIYECSVLCKCDKLMCQNRVVQHGIQVRLQVFNTEKKGWGVRCLDDIDKGTFVCTYSGRLMSRAEILGNAEQELKEKSAVDDRGHDFSSKKRKCGIDRSDSVIELVQTDRNDILENQESLSQTNDDVDNEKKSTLIHLKNSRNATVRGLGTRTLVFRNHQLKMVHSASSDEDDSSQIHQSSKTKLTSGTKKGKEKSTQQQEEEHLMEVGQTDSAGVGSAGCKRKSTSLQGVDYGTSTVLGDTSVVRPSKNAPLKADCKENSRQPKQDALYEESDDDGILPKNANEENIYVLDATKEGNVGRFLNHSCCPNLFAQSVFVETHNRSFPWVAFFTNRLVKAGTELTWDYGYEAGSMPETEISCHCGVQKCRKKTL; encoded by the exons atggaagaggaaagaa TGCTGTGTGACTTCCTTGAGGAGGAGAACCTTACCAGTTCCAGGGAGGAGAGCACTGAAG GTGATGTGAAGATGTTTTGGACACAGTTGGGAGGTAGAAAAGTGGATGTCATATTTGAGCAAGTGCAGAATGTGCTGTCGTTGCTGAAGGAAAAGATCAAGAATGGAACTGCAACAAACCAAG aATACTGGCAGGCTTGGGCACTGGTGAATGAAGCCAATCTGGGTGATCTCTTCTCAACCCTGGAAAATG TAAACGATGAGTTGAATGGAGATGGTGCACAGGAAACCAAACTGCAGCCTCTTCTTTCAGATGACAACGCTACAGACATTATAGAATCTTCTGACAA TGAAAAAGAGGACATGGAAGGAACCTGCTCAGGGAGTAAAGAAGCACCTAGCAAAATTCAAGGTTTGCCTTTAAATGTGCAGTATCAGAACCACAAGTGCTCTAGTGCATGTCTTGCCAACAGAGCAGTGGGCTCCTACAAGGGTGAAAATCCTCTGAAGATCCCAATCCTGTTTGACTTTCAAAGACGCCATGCAAAAGCAGACTGCCTTTCGAAGTCACTGGATGTGAATTACAAAGCTCCTTGCGGTCGGAGTCTGAGAAGCTTTCGAGATGTGCGAAATTACTTGTTTGAAACAGAGTGCAATTTCTTATCTGTTGATCACTTTTCCTTCAACACATACGTACTCTTGGGCAGGAACACCACGAATCCCGAGCCCCTTGTGTTTGAGTTTGATATTAGCAACGGAGCTGAGTCTGTGCCTATCTCCTTCTGTAACAATCTCGACCACGCAAGACTGCCTTATTTCAAGTATCGGAAGTCATCGTGGCCACGTGGATATTATCTCAACAATTTCTCCAGCCTCTTTGTTGATTCCTGTGACTGCACAGATGGCTGCATTGATAG GTCAAAATGTGCCTGCCTACAGCTAACAGCAAGAGGCTGTAGTAAAATGTCTCTGTCTCCAAGTAGTAAAAGATCCCATGGATACCATTACAAAAGACTGGAGGGACCTGTTCCTAGTGG GATTTATGAGTGCAGTGTGTTGTGCAAGTGTGACAAGCTGATGTGTCAGAACAGAGTGGTACAGCATGGCATTCAAGTCAGGCTGCAAGTGTTCAACACGGAGAAGAAGGGCTGGGGCGTCCGCTGCCTGGATGACATCGACAAGGGGACATTTGTTTGTACTTACTCAG gcaGATTAATGAGCAGAGCTGAAATACTGGGAAATGCTGAGCAAGAGCTGAAGGAGAAAAGTGCAGTGGATGACAGAGGCCATgacttttcttccaaaaaaagaaaatgtggcaTTGACCGTTCAGACTCAGTGATTGAACTAGTTCAGACTGACAGAAATGACATTCTTGAGAATCAGGAATCTTTGTCTCAGACTAATGATGATGTGGataatgaaaagaaatcaaCCCT GATTCATCTAAAGAACTCACGTAATGCAACTGTGAGAGGGCTTGGAACTAGAACACTTGTTTTTCGCAATCACCAGCTAAAAATG GTGCACAGTGCCAGCTCAGATGAAGATGATAGTTCTCAGATTCATCAgtcaagcaaaacaaaactaaccAGTggaacaaagaaaggaaaagaaa AATccacccagcagcaggaggaagaacaTCTGATGGAAGTTGGACAGACTGACTCTGCTGGTGTAGGGAGTGCAGGATGCAAAAGAAAGAGTACGTCACTGCAGGGTGTTGACTATGGCACGTCCACTGTTCTGGGTGACACGAGTGTTGTGAGGCCATCCAAAAATGCACCCCTAAAAGCTGACTGCAAAGAAAATAGCAGGCAGCCAAAACAAGATGCACTTTATGAGGAGTCTGATGATGATGGGATCCTTCCCAAGAATgctaatgaagaaaatatttatgtacTGGATGccacaaaagaaggaaatgtggGTCGTTTTCTAAAT cATAGCTGCTGCCCAAATCTCTTTGCACAAAGTGTGTTTGTAGAAACTCACAACAGAAGTTTTCCATGGGTGGCATTCTTCACAAACAG aCTTGTGAAAGCTGGAACCGAACTCACATGGGATTATGGTTATGAAGCTGGAAGCATGCCAGAGACAGAGATTTCCTGTCACTGTGGAGTTCAgaagtgcaggaaaaaaaccttataG